From the genome of Aspergillus oryzae RIB40 DNA, chromosome 4:
GGATCAATTGCTGCTACATGTAAGACAAACACTGATGGACCAACCAACTCAACTACAAAGGAAGACTCATGCAGGTAAACTCCACAATCGATCTCAGCTCTCCACAGCCCCATTCAGACCTTTCCCGTTCACGTCATTTACGCTATTCAGTTCATGCACTCCATTCACACCATTGACCCCCTTCCCTTTATGCACTCCTTTGATCCCCTTCATCGATCCATTCTCATGCACCTTGTGCGCATCATTGCCAGGGCCCTCAGCTACGGAATCCTCGGGAGGTGCTTTTGGGCGCGCCAGGCTTTTCCTGGCCCTCTTCAAAGTCGAAACGACACTTGCGGGGTTGGGCAGATTGGGATTGTCGCCACCCTTCTTGGGGATTGACTCTTTGTCTAGAATCCCCGCTTTGACCATCTCGTTCACACTCGAATGGATCTTGGCTTCGACTGGAATATCCCGCGGGGCTCCCAAGTTGGGTGGAAACCTTCTGGGAACCCactctcctttctccagTTCTAATCGGGTGAAGATAGGTAGTATCTCTGCCAGGTCTTCATTCAGTATAGTCACAacgcaaagaaaaagaagaaaggaaaagaaagaaaggaacagaaggtgGGGAGTAAAAGGGTGCATACCGAGGATCCACCAGAAGATAACCATCAAGAAAGCCGATGCATGCCCGAACCAGAGACAATCATGTGGCTGATTAGTGTGACGCCTGACTTCCCACGCATTGGTCCCCGGCTCCTCCTTCCCGGGAAACACGCTTTCAGCTCTCAAGACATCTTCGACATTAGTCGTTTGAAATTCCAGCTTACTTTCCGAGCCTTCCAGGTGCAGAACTTCCTGGACCATCCAATTCAATGGTGTATCAGAAAGCAAATGTTTCTGGCCTTTCTGGAGATTGTATCCACCGCCCACATCGCTGTGGTTCCCCGCAAACCACACTTCCTTGAAGTCGGAATTGAGCCCATTCTTGTCCATCATGTAGAGGGCGGGCTTGAACTTCAGCCGTCTCTCATGGATAGACACTGCGTGTCGAATGTACTTGGCGGCGGGCGTCGCGATGTATCGATATGACGTGCGAAAAAAGGGGATCTCAAACTGACCCACACTATTGACACAGTCGAACAAGCCAAGGAAGTGTATACCCACGCCCAGTCGGCAAAAGGTTCTCTTGAACTTCTTCATGAACTCATTCAGCTCCCGATCCTTTTCGGTCTGAGGAACATTGCCGCGGGATTGTTCATAGTTGCTGAATGTCTCCCAGGCGAAATGAACCatttcctcatttcctctGGACAGAAGACCCAATTCATGAACCATCTCCGCGAGGAATCGTGCAGTGTAGGCACCACGGGAGAATCCAAAGATGTAGATATGATCACCTTCAGAATAGTAACGCATGAGAAAACGATAGCCGGCAAGGACATGATCGCTAAACGATGAGCCAACTGCTTGATCAACAGCGCTGATGATCTTGGATTTGATCTTGGGCCAGAATCGAACCAGtccagagctggaggacTGGCCTTTGACGTAGGTCCCGATACCGGCTGGCAATGGTTAGTATACGGTTATCTGGCAACAACTACGCTTGAATCTGCAACATACGTTGGTAATAGTGAAATTGATTTGGAGCGTGTCGATCCAGCATTTGATAAATCTTCATGATATTTGTGTCTgattcatttccttggaacTGGTTGCCTGTGCCGTCGAAACACAAGACAATCCGACGTGGGTTGTCCCCAGGAGCATCTGTTTCGCTTGTCGCGTGTGGCATTGTGAGGTACGAGTTCAGGAATACAGAGTATTAAGGGTATGAGGGTAGTATCAAGAACGAGACTCTGTGTTGAATGACCGGAAACCCGGCAGTCCCAGCTTATGAATATCTCTAGGGTCTCGGTGATGTTCTAATTGGGATACAAGTCCATGAGAAACACATGTGATATTCAGCTTCAtattgcttttctccttatccctttttctttgtataaCCGAGAATATTCTCGCCCCAAGCGCCGGACTTCGCCGCGCTGAGCGGTTGCCATGCGTTTGTGTGCATATATTCTGGGTCCCAATGGCTGCGAAGCAATCGCCGATTCTAGGGATAGATTTATTGCTTGACCGCATCCCTGTTGCAGAGATTTCCATGCAGTGCAACATGATGCACATTCATGCGAAGGATCCCATTGGTTAGAAATGATGTAGCCATAGTCCAGATGCTCAGCTCGGGTTTTCCGGTTCAAGAGGGGTTGTTGGAAAGCCCTCCAATACAGGCTAAGTTATGGAATCTGAAATATACATGTGGCTGGCTGGATAGTCAATGTGGTTTGTGAAATATGTGAGTGGATGTGCGGTTAGCTTCCAGCAATAACTCCGCGGGCACTCGTACAGCAGACTTACAAGGGCATCGGATGCAAGCCCCTGGTAGAAAGAAGCAATTCACAACGCCCAAAAAAGCAAGAGCCAATGTGACGTGTGATGCCGGAGATTCTCGGCTCTCCCTCGTTAGGTATCCACTCTCATTAAAGTATGTCCTTGAGCTGATGagcaagggaagagaatTGACTTGACAGTCTGCCTCGGAGCAAGAGTGCAAGTGGCACTGTGGCAAAGTGATCCAGCTTCCTCGTATCGATCTATGCGCAACTGTCATATCTGGTAATCCGAGTTCACGACAGGACTAGACCTTGTCGAGAAATATCCGAACAAAAAGTGGATCTATCAACGAGGAAGAATGGTATATAACCTGGGGGACTTGACGACCTTCTCCCATTTTCCCCAGAAACTCAAGATTTGTTCTCATTGCAGAGACTCTTTTACACTTCTTGGTTGTTAAACTCTGTTGCTTAGCGATAGTGACATTGCCCTGAAGGCAGGAGAACCATCATGGGGTGGTTGAGCACTACGACTAAGTCGTCCTGGAATCCCTTCAGTACGGGTTCCTCGGGCTCATCTCTAGGTATGTCTCCTCAATACTATGTATACAATTGGAAACCACTGCTGATACTAGAAAAGTCAAAAATATATTGCCTGGGCCTTCAGACAGCGGTGGCTCTTTGGCATCGCTGGCCTTCGGTTCTAAGGACCAAAAATGGTTCCAAAGCGTCCTGAGTAAATTCGGTTTCAACGGTGTTCTCGCGACTGTACTTagcttctttctctatgCTCTCTACCTCAAGTTcgtcagccatgatgagaaAGGCTTGCAAACTttgatcaaagaaaaggcatCCCAGTATCTCGGCAAGATCCCAGGCCTCAACAAGCTCTCCTTCCTGAAAGGACATCTGCCTTTGGGTAAATTTTCAAAGTCACTGATTCCGAAGGCAACGAAAGGTGCGCTCGGAAGTATTGCTGGAAGTAGTGGTGGTATACTGTCAAAACTCAATCCCTTCAACTGGAAAATCTTCAACAAGCGGAAGAttgctgaggaagaggatgatatgaGGTATCAAGCAGGTGAACCCTACGGAGACCCGGAAGTTCTGGCTCCCACCCTGCGCGACGATCTTAAAGCTGTCGGGCTCAAGGCTGGTGTCCAAGATCTGAAAGTGCTTCTGGATGTCGTCAAGAATAAGGGCAAACCCATTGATGATCGAGATTTGACGGTAAGTCGCACGAGAATCTAAGGATATAGCGCTTGCTAACAGGACCTTAGATGGAGAAACTCATCGCTATTGTCTCGTCCCTGCCTCGAAACTCCAAAGCGAGGGAGAAGTTGACTGGCGTTCTCATTGATACGCTCTGGCAGAGTTTACCTCATCCACCCATGACCTATCTCGGTAACAAATATCAATATCGGACACCTGATGGAAGCTACAACGTGAGTTATAATGAGCAATATGATCGTTATTGAGGTTGACTAATCGATATATTAGAACCCTCTTCAACCAGACTTAGGAAAAGCGGGCAGCCCTTATGCGAGAAACGTTCCCAAATTGAAGCACATGCATGGTGTTCCTCCCGATCCAGGTCTTCTTTTTGACTGTAGGTGTTAAACTGCATTCTTCCCATTGAAGAAACTACTAACTCATCTAGTGCTCATGGCTCGAAGCGATGAAACTTTCAAAGAAAACCCAGCTGGTCTGTCATCCGTGCTTTTCTATCACGCAACGATTATCATTCATGGTAAGATAGACCCGCATAAAACCTTGAACAGTCTGCTTATGTGAGTTAGATATCTTCCGGAGCAACCGATTTGATCCTAACATCAGTGACACGTCTTCTTACCTTGACCTCGCCCCTCTGTATGGATCCAGCCTGGAGGATCAGATGAAGGTTCGAACCAAGGTCCGCGGTTTACTCAAGCCAGACACCTTCAGTGAGAAGAGACTCATTGGAATGCCCCCCGGCGTTAATGCAATTCTCGTGATGTATAACCGTTTCCACAACTATGTAGCCGACAACCTCCTTAAGATCAATGAGGGAGGACGGTTTTCGCTGCCCGCAACCAAATCcgaggaggacaagaaggctGCACTGGCCaaacaggatgaagatctaTTTCAGACTGCTCGACTGTGAGGACCAAAAACTGACTATTGATTTTATATGTTTGCTAATCAGCAAATTGTCTAGGGTTACCAATGGTCTCTACGTTAATATCTCATTGCACGACTATATCCGAGGCCTGGCCAACGTTCATCATTCATCGAGTGACTGGACTCTTGATCCTCGagtcaagatcaacaagatcTTTGACTCGGAGGGTGTTCCCCGAGGAATCGGTAACCAGGTGTCTGTCGAATTCAATCTCTTGTACCGCTTCCACTCTATTATCTCCCGTCGCGATGAGAAATGGATGAACGAGTTCTTCGCAGATATCTTCGGTCAAGACAAGAAGGTTGACCAGCTCACTCCACAGGAATTCATCCAGGGTCTTTATCGCTTCGAACAGAGCATTCCCGAGGATCCCAGTGAGCGTGAATTTGGCGGACTCAAGCGTGGTGAAAATGGCAAATTCAGTGACGCCGACTTAGTACAGCTGATGAAGGATAGCATGGAGGACCCTGCAGGCTGCTTCGGTGCCAGGATGGTTCCAAAGGCGCTCCGTGTTATTGAGATTCTGGGTATCATTCAGGCAAGGAAGTGGCAGCTAGCCTCTTTGAATGAGACGCGCGACTTCTTCAAACTCAAGCGCCACGAGACTTTCGAGGATGTTAACTCGAATCATGAGATTGCTGATCTTCTGCGCAAGCTCTATGATGATCCtgacatggttgaaatgTATCCTGGGCTGTtcctcgaggatatcaagcCACGCATGGATCCTGGTATACTTACCTCCCTTACTTTCTGAAAATCTTTTGCTTACGAGTAGGGTAGGTCATGGTGGATGCACCCCTTACACCGTTGGAAGAGCAGTGTTCAGTGACGCCGTTACGCTTGTTCGATCGGATCGGTTCCTTACTATTGACTACACGGCTTCGAACCTCACCTGCTGGGGTTATAACGAAGTTCAACAGGACTATGACATGTAAGATCAATTATTTCCTTCCTTTTATAGATGATGGCTAACAAGAATTTATCTAGTCTGGGTGGCTCGATGTTCCACAAATTGTTCCAGCGCGCTCTTCCCAACTGGTTCCCGTATAACTCATTGCATATCACCCAGCCTATGTACACCAGGAAGATGAACGAGCAGATCGCCCGGGAAATTGGAACTATCGACGAGTATACCCTTGATGACCCTTCGCCGCCTCCAAAGACCGTTATCGTGACCAAGCActccaccatcaccaagcTCTCGAAGGACCAGGCCAACTTCCGTGTTATCTGGGCTAAGTATCTGAATGAGATGATTCCGGGTAGAGACTTCAGTGGCTACATGTTGCTAGGCGACAAGCCGGCCAACACTGATCAGAAGACTCTCGTCAAGGAGATCCTCTACAGTCCCGCCGAGTTCGTGCAATTGTTGTCGGAGACAGCGGTGTCCGTGGCCAAAGAGCAACTTGCCACTGAGACATTGAACTTGACATCGGAGTTGCACCAGGTTGACATCGTTCGGGAGTaagttattttttttttcttaaaaAACACTATTATTCTGAATTCACACTAACTTCTCTCTAGCGTCGCCATCCCTATGGTGACTAGGATTTTGGCCGATCTTTTCTGTCTGGACCTCAAGACCCCCGAGAACCCGAACGGAACTTACAACGTCGCAGAGCTATACAAGTATATCATTGACGTGCGTATCTTTGGTTTCAACAATGATGATCCAGGATTGGCTTTACAACGCAGAAAATGGGCTCGTGAGGGTGCAGAATCTCTTACCAAGACCACGTTGAGGGTCGTATCCAACTTGCCCGCTTCGGAGAAATCTGGAAAGGGAATCGTTAAGGGGGCCGTTTCTACAGCCAAGAGCATCGCCTCCAAAATTCCTCTGGTCGGCAAGCTGGTTGGAGACGGCAAAGGCGTTGAAGGGCAGTCGACAAGTGGCTCGTTGCGCTGGTATGGATACAATGTGGCTAAAGAATTAATTGCTTCAGGAAAGACTCCCGCAGAGGTTGCAGATATCAGCTGGATGAACGCtgtcggtggtgttggtgcaACTATTGGAGTGGTTCGTACACCTGGTCTACGGAAAGTAGTGTCTGCCCGAGTCTCAGCTGACATGAGATCTAGTTTACCGATGTCCTCAACTATTTCCTCCAGGATGAGAACTCCCACCACTGGGAAGAGATTCAAAAGCTTGCTGCTAGCTCGGACTTGGAATCATCAAACAAGTCTCTCCGGCAGTACGTCCTCGAAGCTCAACGCTTGACCAGCACCCAACGAAGCATCCGTCTCTGTGCGGGCAAGGCCGTGATTGATGGACAGAGCTTCGAACCTGGCAACTTGGTGATCTGCCTATTGGTATGTTAGATCTTAAGAGTTTCATGAAATCAAAACTAATTCTATACACTAGGGTGCGGCGTGCAAGGATCCCGATGCTGTCCCCGACCCAGAAGCATTCAAGCTTGATCGACCATCGAGCGCGTATATCCACTTCAACGTTGGACCACACGAGTGTCTCGGACGAGAAATCGCCCTGTCGTGCATCACTTCCCTGGTCCGTGTCTGTGCTGGCCTGAAGAACCTCCGAGCAGCCCCCGGTCAAATGGGCGTCCTGAAGAGTATCACCACCGGTACTGAAAAGCACTTCCTCAACGACAGCTGGTCTACCCTTACCGTCGACCCAACCAGTAAGTCCCCTGACTCTATAATTCATAACATATACTAATTACCCATCAGCCTGGAAAATCCACTTCGAAGGCCAGGGCCAGGGCATTCACCATCCCCCTAAGATCCCAGTCACCGCAGGCCGAGACCTCAATGCCCTATCCAACGCCTTGAAGAAACAACACCAGGACAAGTTACAAGAAACTGTCTCAAAAGTAGCCAACGGCGTCACAGCCCCACTGACCAAACTCATCCCATCCAATGGTCCCAGCAACGGCGCCTCCACCCCAGGCCACCTCCCGCTCCCCATCAACCCCTTCCAGAATGGCAACGGTAACAGCAACGGCGTCGCAAACGGCAATACCCACCCaagcctcctccaccaagcTGTGTCCTCAGCCGCTGCGATCCCACAGCACGCCCTGGGCACAGTCCACGATGTCGCCCACAACACCGTCGGCCATTTGCCTGGTGGCCAGCAGGTCACAGACTTCACTCACGGCCTGGTCCACCCCTTCGCTGGAGCTGTGTCTCCGGGTCAAACTCAAACTCCGCCTCAGGGTCAGACTCAACCCCACCAGGGGAACTGGTTCTTTCTCCCCCATGGCATGGAAAATGCTGCCAAGCAGGTTCCGGGACATCTTTTTGGTCAGACAGCATAGAGTGGTCCGGATGTATTTTGTTGGACTTGAGATGTATGAGAagtggagggggtggtggtcGTGGAATCGGTGGGGTTGATAGTATTTTGCTTTGAATTTGTTAGGTAAGATAGTAGTAGCAAAATCCATGTTCTTATTGCTTTTATTTGTGTGCCGTGAGAAGAGTGTCTCATAAAACACCTGAGCTTAATAGATCGGGACTACAGATGACACCTGGAAGAACGTAGGGGTCTGTTCTGAAAATCTAATAATTTGCTATAAATGCTAAATGCTAATAAGCCACAACTTGATTCTACCATTATATACCGTCCAAGATCAGATGACTAGTACAATAAATAGTTCAAATAAAAACCACTCTGGACCTTTGACAGTAGGTATAAGAGACCATGATCCTGTATATAGCTCTGTTACTAACCTCTGAATCAGACACAACTACGCATACCGAAACCACAAGGATCCCAATACCTTCTAGACATTAAGTAAAGAGATTTCCATAGTAGAGCTCTTCTGACTAGCACATACATATGAATCTACATACCACCAACTCACGGTAAGTAATTACAGCTAGTAGTCTGCACCACCGGTTTCAAGTTCCCCATATTCACAGTCCTTACTTGATataagaagatggaaaagagaaagaaagagagaaaagacaagacaagacaCTCAACTCCAAGAACCAATACTCTACTCAACCTCTTcacaacccaaaccaaaGATACCCCGaactatgtacagtacatacatcaccTCAACCCAAATAACACTCAAACCAACCCTTTCTACCAAAAAGTCCCAATCTACCAAGCCCATACCCAGAATTAACATCCCCAAGTCCAATTCCacaaccccaccaccaaaagcacACGCACATACTCACTAATACCTGCACATGCAGCTCTCAGCTCGACCCACCAGCccaccaaccaaccaaccaatcaGAACACCAGCGTTAGGGCTACGAGAGCACCCTGCATAAGACAAACCAATCAGACCCGTCCTTTGCTCACTACATCCATGATccatttctttgcttcttaCTGATCGGGGTTATTACAAGGTGGTATTTATATTTGCTTTTGATAGTATCAGGGATGTATTGGTCGGTTATGTCTACAGTGTTCTCTGCACTATGTAGGCATGTGGATATGCTGGGTTACTTACTTGATCCTTGATCCTGGGTGTGCATGTTTCATGCAGGTATTACATAGGAGGAGGGGGTTAGGTTAGTCTTGCTTTTGCTACCTCCTGATTCCTTCTCTTGGTTTGGGCTGGTGGATTGTCAAACATGACGCGTTGCGTACGTCTGTACTGTATAGTTGGTGCTCTGGTGTCGTATTCATGATGATCTACGTTGACGGTGAGGGATATACCTAGATAGATTGTAGAAAGAGGGGtgccaaagaaagaaaaagaaaacatactaACAGCACGGCATGTGAAGTCGGAATTAAGATGAACTGGAACACAGAGTGGTGAGAATGAAGGTATGAAAAGGTCCCCGAATCCTGCCTACAACTCTCAAGACTAGACTAGGACAAcaatccttttctcttctcttctctactCTTCTCAAGTTATATCATACAAGACCAAGTATCAAAGACAAGTCAAAatggcagcaacagcagcaatgaCTCTCCCACCAACCGAAATCCTCCATCTAGATAACCGAACTCGGATATCGCTGGATTCTCTCCGCTGCTGAACGAACTCATATTGCGTCTTTGTTGAGGACTGGTGGCatgttttcctctttccctttcttcattttctcaacCCAGTTCTTCTATGTAAGGTTGAGGGTAAGGGAGAGAAATAACTAAAAAACACAGCTGATGCCATCACCCTCCGCGGAAACATCATGGCCCAGGAACGTCGTGTCTGCGCCCACTGCGGCAAGTACTCTGGTCTCGATGACCTGGTTCATGATGCCTTGGCACTGGGTATCCACAGCGACGACTTCATGCTTGATGTCTTGTAGCATGGACCGAAGAATCCCAGTCCGCCTCATAACCTGCTCTGCTCGAATTGCGGGGAGCAGCATGATGGCACTTTTTGGTGGATCCCTGGCACCGACTGGTAATGAGCCTGGGTAATGTTTGattgatgctgctgctgtttgttggtttttctggaGTATTTAGTTATGCAATGTGAATGCGTTATTTAAAAAGGCTTCCACTGTAGAGGTTCGCTATCCTTATTTCAGTAATTTGAAGCATGATAGAGAGTTGCAGACCCAATGATATACTATAGCACATGCTAAAGACGCAGGAATCGTTATTCCATTTTATTAGACAAATCGAAAGTCAAGCTTCTCCACGGAGAAGTAAGCCACCCAGTCCCGTAGTATAACCCTCATGAAGAAACGCCAAAAACACCAGAGACAAGGCTTCATGTCTGTATGCTCATGTTTCCATGGCATCGCCCACATCCGACTCGCCATCTACAACTCCCAGTAGCTTGGCATATGGTACCGTTACCCGCTGGAGGTCTCGGTGTTTGCCTAGACAATGTTCGCATTAGTATGAGTCCACGAATACATAGGGAGGATAAAAGCTTACCCAGTGCCAGAATGACCTCCTTCAATAACACCTCTCGCGGCCAGCCACAGAGGGTCTCTGAACTTTCTCGCCAGTTCCGGTCTTCTTGTTCGTTTTCCTGTAGGCGCTGGGCAGTTCCggcctcgtcttcctcaaaCAACCCACCAATTAAGCCCTTTAGCAATTCTTCGACCTTCATCTTGAGACCTTCTGCTCCAATACGTTTAGCATACATCGAGAGGTACAGCCGAAACTCCTCCTTGGCTCCGAGGGACAATGCCGCCGCAAGTCTGTTTTCCAGATGGGCAATAGATACGCTCGATTCGAAACTCTCGTAGCCTTCGCGGGAGAGAAGAACCTTGATCAACCGTTGGAGGAAGTATGCTCGTCCGCGGAGTAGCGTCTCGCTGGTCGTGTTGCGTTCCAAGAATGGGATAATTCCAGCTGATACAGCAGCCTTTGCGTCCTTGTCTTTTTGCGCATCAGCGGTCTGGAGGTTGCCCACCGGCGCTTCGGTAGTGTTCCAGTACTGACTGCCGACAGCCCACCAAGGCTCTGAAATCCGCTGCCATGTAAACATGGAAGGCGAATAGGAGTAACCCTCTCCATTCGACATGGCGACCACTATTCGGCCTTCGGAATTGATCCGTGCGTTAGTGATTGCCGGCGCGGCTGACGGGTGTGCGCCCAGTGTGTGGATTGCCGCATCCAGTGCGGGCTGAAGGGAAACAGGCGGATGAGGCGAGGAGAGATGTTTGACATTCCAAACATAGCACATCCCAACGGCTGATATACAGAGGATCCATGGCCCATTGCATTCTAAGATCACCGGCTGCGCCTCAAGCACGAGCGCACTGACAAGACGACGACCAGCTGGGGTCCAGATGTAAACTGATCCGTCTTCACAGGCCGCAGCCCACATGCTCTGGTTGCCCGTCACGAGTAGGACCGTTCGTGGAAGGAAATCCTGCCACAGGGGCTGTTCACCCCGGAAGAGTGTGAGCCGCACCGGCTCCCGGTCTACTGCGCGGCCGGTCAAGCTAGCGGCTGACGGGTTGCGAGCTTCAAAGACAACATCAACGCGGGATTTGCTGGACTCTCCCGACGCACTTGGTGGTTCAGTCGGCTTCCCATTAGGGTCAATGGCTCGGAGTATCTGGTTTCGGACCTTGGGTACGGCTAGTCGTACCTGGCTCATGGCCATACAAGGATTCGTCACCGCAGGTCGAATAAACTCTGGTGTCGGTTGTTGACCGGTGGGAGCGGGTTGCGGTCGTGCAGGGAGAAGGCCATCTGGGGTGTTCGTAAGAAGAGGGGTAGCACCATTCTGACTTGCCAATGCGACACGCTTTTCTACATGcccatcatcgtcttcctccagctgcGCGAGCTTGCGCTTATTCCCAAAGAGCAGAGTGGCAAGGCCCCCCTTCGGTAAACCGTCGAAGGGCTTAGAGAGATCGACAATAGACTGGGGTGTATCGGCCTTCACCTGGTTGCTAACCGAGGCCATCAAGCGGGCCTGAGGCAGGGAGGACTCAGCTGCACCTGCACCGGACACCAAAAGCGGGGCAATACGCTTCTTGCCGTCCTTGGTGTATGTAGGACGTTGCTTCAGTCTTTCAAGTTTTGCTTGATACGGGTCAGGCTTCTCCGGCTCTGGGGCCGATGGCGTTGCGGTCCCGTTGGGCTGGCTCTTCTGTGCATCTGGGGCCGGAGACGATGGCCGTGCTGGGGTTGGGGCATTAGAAGGTAGAAGTGCGGGCTTTTCGTTGGTTATATTATCGGCCTGGTCATCGCCCATCAGGGCACCCATTCGCCCTTCGACACCCTTGATCTCACcagccttgctcttctcctcaAGCAGCAATCCATCTGGAGTCTCTGTGATGCCGGCGCCCTTTCTGTTGGTCCCAAATTTGGTAAGCGacttctcattctcctccatAGCCGTTGCGTATCCCAAATCACCGTCCTCGAACCGGACTGCGAGTATCGTGCCATCCAGTGCCGTTGCGTAAAGACATTTTCCGTCGGGACTCCAAGCCAGATCAGATAGAGATTTGGCGGCAAGCTCCTGAGCAACCACAATCGGCCTGGGGTTACTGGTGATCCAGATGCTTAGGGATTTATCTCCTCCCGCACAAGCAATGACGGTCACTAGGTTTTGTGCGCCATGTTGATTATCCATCGCTTGTTTGTCGACCGGCTGACTGGCGTACAGTCGGGGGGAAAAGGCACACACTTCCACAGGAGCTTCATGTCCGATCAGGTTTATGTCCCCATCCCAGGACCCACGGTTGATTATCGCGACGGAACTGACCGGTCCATTGACGGCATTTGCAGCGGCGATGTGCATACCATCGGGCGACCATGAACATCGACGGAAATAAGCAGTGAGAGGGGAGTTGGCGAAAGGCGCGGAGATGGTCTGTTCAAGGACGAAATTGTTCATCTGGTCATGAGCGGTCGAGTTCGGGGCAGGAGAGGTAAAACGAAAGATTCGGACAGTGCGATCATCGCTGGCCGTAGCAAAATACTTGTTAGCTGGATCGAAAGTTATCCCTTTGACATGAGACTGATGTATGGAAATCgtcttcagcttctcaaaTGTATGCCCTGACCACACTACCACCTTAGAATCCAATCCGACAGACACCAGGATAGAAGAGTCGTAGGACCAGCCCAAGTCTTGAACGTCATTATCGTGGCCTATCAGTCGCCGGACCGTGCGCCAGTTTTCCACAGGAGGTGCCTCGTTCGACCCTATGTGCA
Proteins encoded in this window:
- the hir1 gene encoding putative histone transcription regulator Hir1 (histone transcription regulator HIRA, WD repeat superfamily); the protein is MHIIKPVWLTHGGERKDFEVYSCDVSPDGSRLVTAAGDGYVRIWSTEAICNTNDPAVASKPKQLASMSNHSGTIHTVRFSPNGKYLASGADDKIVCIYTLDTNPPSHATTFGSNEAPPVENWRTVRRLIGHDNDVQDLGWSYDSSILVSVGLDSKVVVWSGHTFEKLKTISIHQSHVKGITFDPANKYFATASDDRTVRIFRFTSPAPNSTAHDQMNNFVLEQTISAPFANSPLTAYFRRCSWSPDGMHIAAANAVNGPVSSVAIINRGSWDGDINLIGHEAPVEVCAFSPRLYASQPVDKQAMDNQHGAQNLVTVIACAGGDKSLSIWITSNPRPIVVAQELAAKSLSDLAWSPDGKCLYATALDGTILAVRFEDGDLGYATAMEENEKSLTKFGTNRKGAGITETPDGLLLEEKSKAGEIKGVEGRMGALMGDDQADNITNEKPALLPSNAPTPARPSSPAPDAQKSQPNGTATPSAPEPEKPDPYQAKLERLKQRPTYTKDGKKRIAPLLVSGAGAAESSLPQARLMASVSNQVKADTPQSIVDLSKPFDGLPKGGLATLLFGNKRKLAQLEEDDDGHVEKRVALASQNGATPLLTNTPDGLLPARPQPAPTGQQPTPEFIRPAVTNPCMAMSQVRLAVPKVRNQILRAIDPNGKPTEPPSASGESSKSRVDVVFEARNPSAASLTGRAVDREPVRLTLFRGEQPLWQDFLPRTVLLVTGNQSMWAAACEDGSVYIWTPAGRRLVSALVLEAQPVILECNGPWILCISAVGMCYVWNVKHLSSPHPPVSLQPALDAAIHTLGAHPSAAPAITNARINSEGRIVVAMSNGEGYSYSPSMFTWQRISEPWWAVGSQYWNTTEAPVGNLQTADAQKDKDAKAAVSAGIIPFLERNTTSETLLRGRAYFLQRLIKVLLSREGYESFESSVSIAHLENRLAAALSLGAKEEFRLYLSMYAKRIGAEGLKMKVEELLKGLIGGLFEEDEAGTAQRLQENEQEDRNWRESSETLCGWPREVLLKEVILALGKHRDLQRVTVPYAKLLGVVDGESDVGDAMET